The following are from one region of the Acidobacteriota bacterium genome:
- a CDS encoding NAD(P)/FAD-dependent oxidoreductase — protein sequence MSYDVIVVGGSFAGLSAALQLARARRRVLVLDSGKPRNRFARFAHGFFGHDGQPPSAMLANARSQLLSYGTVSFAGDLATDAASIGKEYTVTAADGTVHTASRLILATGVSDDLSTIPGLQERWGISMLHCFYCHGYEVAGRRLGVLAANDRSLQTAMLLPDWSEHVTLFTNGVLTLSPEQLARLRTRRVSVEDVPVVGLLGDAPALSGLRLDDGRITPVDAVFISPCTRMASPLAEQLGCEFEEGPSGPFIRTGADKQTTVRGVYAAGDAARPGHNASWAAADGVMAGISAHQSLTLAQPAC from the coding sequence ATGAGTTATGACGTAATCGTTGTTGGGGGCAGTTTTGCGGGCTTGTCTGCCGCTCTTCAATTGGCGCGCGCGCGCAGGCGCGTGCTGGTCTTAGATTCCGGAAAGCCGCGCAACCGTTTCGCACGATTCGCTCACGGCTTTTTCGGCCACGATGGACAGCCGCCTTCAGCCATGCTCGCGAACGCACGGTCGCAACTGCTCTCCTACGGTACCGTTTCATTCGCCGGAGATCTGGCAACCGATGCAGCCAGCATCGGTAAGGAATATACCGTCACAGCGGCCGATGGCACGGTGCACACTGCCTCTCGCTTGATTCTGGCCACCGGCGTGAGTGACGATCTCTCAACTATTCCAGGGTTGCAGGAGCGCTGGGGCATTAGCATGCTCCACTGTTTCTACTGTCATGGGTACGAAGTGGCGGGACGACGCCTTGGCGTTCTAGCGGCTAATGATCGGTCTTTACAGACGGCAATGCTTCTCCCGGACTGGAGCGAGCACGTCACACTCTTTACCAACGGCGTGCTTACATTGAGCCCTGAGCAACTAGCTAGGCTACGCACACGCAGAGTTTCAGTTGAAGACGTACCAGTGGTTGGCCTGCTCGGAGACGCACCGGCTCTCTCGGGGCTCCGCCTGGACGACGGGCGCATCACTCCCGTCGATGCAGTCTTTATCAGCCCTTGCACCCGTATGGCCAGCCCGCTCGCTGAACAGCTTGGTTGCGAATTTGAAGAAGGCCCGTCTGGGCCGTTTATCCGCACGGGTGCGGATAAGCAGACCACCGTACGCGGTGTTTACGCTGCGGGCGATGCAGCCCGTCCGGGGCACAACGCCTCGTGGGCCGCTGCTGATGGAGTTATGGCGGGAATTTCCGCTCACCAATCCCTTACTCTGGCTCAGCCCGCGTGTTAG
- a CDS encoding SpoIIE family protein phosphatase — protein MRLVPLEIESKLRDAGLWPDSRTARAGVYVLALDIVIFLVQLLSGHLSPAVASSLGGWVSFLSGLAILLFTIVGFRWLRSQMLWRLRNRLIVTYVFIGVIPVVLLVVISTVTLYLLAGQFASFVVTSEMTSHLRSMEAANRAIANELSTQFDGNQRPTGETIAGMRSHDADWSRRQVCAWHGKQLPPSCSGPAGTTAMSFPVFLKEDFREIVRDHDHLYLRAASQAKTKAEPVYVVSSEPLDRSLMEEIANNLGEITLYGTVEKPAAPAPSTAPPPSQATADPKRTGLDISQGQPKVTVSGETHQLGQTFIAGTVPASSSLFDREITFGTPLSVVDWGGTTGERQRAGALVRVQTRPSILYDRLFAALGDLARGVEYILLVVAIVFAIIELLALFIGTRLTRSITSAVAQLYEATKHINRADFSHRIQVKSNDQLATLANSFNSMTASIEKLILDQKEKQRLENELAIAQEVQATLFPQKIEQLESLEVHGFCRPARTVSGDYYDFLSLHSDKLILAVGDVSGKGISAALLMATIHSAVRAYSLEGVPLLREPVAAGVAGGADLMLASEIKGAEASSANLLGLLNHQLYHSTPQEKYATLFLGIYDGADRRLTYSNAGHLPPILISEDGSCQYLTCGGTVVGLFSDVQYPEATVQLRRGDIFVAYSDGVTEPENDYGEFGEQRLLDLVRENRHLPLARITEIVTAAVDDWIGDKEQPDDVTLVLARAR, from the coding sequence ATGAGACTGGTACCACTCGAAATCGAGAGCAAGCTGCGGGACGCCGGCCTGTGGCCTGATTCCCGCACAGCGCGTGCCGGTGTGTACGTGCTTGCCCTGGATATCGTCATATTTCTCGTCCAGTTGTTGAGTGGGCATCTGAGCCCAGCCGTCGCGAGCAGCCTGGGCGGCTGGGTCAGTTTCCTGAGTGGGCTGGCGATTCTCCTGTTCACCATCGTTGGGTTTCGCTGGCTTCGGTCCCAGATGTTATGGCGGCTGCGCAACCGGCTGATCGTGACCTACGTTTTTATCGGGGTGATCCCGGTCGTCTTGTTGGTAGTGATTTCTACCGTCACTCTTTACCTGCTCGCGGGACAGTTTGCCAGTTTTGTGGTCACGTCGGAAATGACCAGCCACTTGCGCAGCATGGAAGCGGCGAACCGTGCTATCGCCAATGAATTGAGCACGCAGTTCGATGGCAACCAGCGGCCGACGGGTGAAACCATCGCAGGAATGCGCTCCCATGATGCCGACTGGTCGCGGCGCCAGGTCTGCGCCTGGCACGGGAAACAGCTGCCGCCAAGTTGCTCGGGGCCTGCAGGTACGACTGCGATGTCATTTCCAGTCTTCCTGAAAGAAGACTTTCGCGAGATCGTACGCGACCACGATCACCTGTACCTGCGAGCGGCGAGCCAGGCAAAGACGAAAGCGGAGCCGGTTTACGTCGTGTCCAGTGAGCCCCTGGATCGTTCCCTGATGGAGGAAATTGCCAACAACCTCGGGGAAATCACGCTTTACGGGACGGTTGAAAAGCCGGCAGCGCCTGCGCCATCGACCGCTCCCCCACCCAGTCAAGCAACTGCGGATCCAAAACGCACCGGGCTTGATATCAGCCAGGGGCAGCCCAAAGTCACGGTTTCGGGCGAGACGCACCAACTTGGGCAGACATTCATTGCCGGAACGGTCCCGGCTTCGTCGAGCCTGTTCGATCGTGAAATCACCTTTGGCACGCCCCTGTCAGTGGTTGACTGGGGTGGCACGACCGGCGAACGGCAACGTGCAGGAGCGCTGGTGCGCGTACAAACGCGGCCGTCCATTCTTTACGACCGGCTGTTCGCGGCCTTGGGAGACCTTGCGCGAGGCGTCGAATACATCCTGCTGGTTGTGGCGATCGTTTTCGCAATCATCGAACTCCTGGCTCTGTTCATCGGAACACGGTTGACGCGCAGCATCACTTCGGCCGTCGCTCAGCTTTACGAAGCTACCAAGCACATCAACCGCGCCGATTTCAGTCATCGCATCCAGGTCAAATCAAACGACCAATTGGCGACGCTGGCCAATTCTTTCAATTCGATGACGGCTTCGATCGAGAAACTGATTCTCGATCAAAAAGAAAAGCAGCGGCTGGAAAACGAACTCGCGATTGCGCAGGAAGTGCAAGCAACACTGTTTCCGCAGAAGATTGAGCAACTGGAAAGCCTGGAAGTGCACGGGTTCTGCCGTCCGGCGAGAACGGTGAGCGGCGACTACTACGATTTCCTGTCGCTGCATTCGGACAAACTGATCCTGGCCGTAGGCGACGTCAGCGGCAAAGGAATTTCCGCGGCGCTGCTGATGGCGACCATCCATTCGGCGGTACGCGCGTACAGCCTGGAAGGTGTTCCCCTGCTGCGAGAGCCGGTCGCGGCAGGAGTGGCGGGCGGCGCCGATCTGATGCTCGCTTCGGAAATTAAAGGGGCGGAAGCATCGTCGGCGAATCTGCTGGGGCTACTGAATCACCAGCTTTACCACAGCACGCCGCAGGAAAAGTACGCGACGTTGTTCTTGGGAATCTACGATGGAGCCGACCGTCGATTGACCTACAGCAATGCCGGACACCTGCCGCCGATTCTGATATCGGAAGACGGCTCCTGCCAGTACCTGACGTGCGGCGGAACGGTGGTGGGATTGTTTTCGGATGTGCAATATCCAGAAGCAACCGTGCAACTTCGGCGCGGCGATATTTTTGTGGCCTACAGCGACGGCGTCACGGAACCCGAAAACGACTATGGGGAATTCGGAGAACAGAGACTGCTTGACCTGGTCCGCGAAAATCGGCACCTGCCGCTCGCAAGGATTACAGAGATTGTCACTGCCGCGGTCGATGACTGGATCGGCGACAAGGAACAGCCCGACGATGTGACGCTGGTGCTGGCGAGGGCACGGTAG
- a CDS encoding TlpA family protein disulfide reductase, which produces MAALSAGTKAPDITLSAVDGATFSLQDALKKGPVVAVFFKISCPVCQYAFPFFERLHQAHGDKNIAIVGISQDDKRNTGSFLKQYGITFPTLLDDPKGYAVSNAYGLTNVPTWFLIGQDGEIEISSVGWVKKDVEDLNRKLSDLQKTPPPALFKPGEEVRDFRAG; this is translated from the coding sequence ATGGCCGCATTGTCCGCCGGAACGAAAGCGCCGGATATCACCCTGAGCGCTGTTGATGGCGCAACCTTTTCTTTGCAGGACGCACTGAAGAAGGGTCCGGTGGTGGCCGTGTTCTTCAAGATCTCGTGTCCGGTATGCCAGTACGCGTTTCCATTTTTTGAACGACTCCACCAGGCCCACGGCGATAAGAACATCGCCATCGTCGGCATTTCGCAGGACGACAAGCGCAACACCGGCAGTTTCCTGAAGCAGTACGGCATCACCTTCCCGACTCTACTCGACGATCCCAAGGGCTATGCCGTCTCGAATGCTTATGGCCTGACCAACGTCCCCACCTGGTTCCTCATCGGACAGGACGGCGAAATTGAAATCTCCAGCGTTGGATGGGTGAAGAAAGACGTCGAAGACCTGAACCGCAAACTATCAGACCTGCAGAAGACCCCGCCACCAGCGCTCTTCAAGCCCGGAGAAGAAGTCCGCGACTTCCGCGCTGGTTGA
- a CDS encoding nuclear transport factor 2 family protein, with product MRLRLAAVPLLLSLMLGLACTIAKERPARTFSEATGGEALERIFWKQIQAHNGTEIERILASNYVGVAPGASLDRAAALEQYRQWNLTDYSIGDMKTEMNGPTFIVTYSITLNGTAAGQPIPSPQHMMTVWHQHKSGWMVIAHSASQP from the coding sequence ATGCGCCTGAGGCTCGCAGCGGTTCCGCTCCTTCTTTCTTTGATGCTCGGACTGGCCTGCACTATCGCTAAAGAACGTCCCGCTCGCACATTCTCAGAAGCCACCGGCGGCGAAGCTCTGGAACGTATTTTCTGGAAGCAGATTCAAGCCCACAATGGAACCGAGATTGAACGCATTCTTGCGTCCAACTACGTAGGAGTCGCCCCGGGAGCATCCCTCGATCGCGCCGCTGCCCTTGAGCAGTACCGCCAATGGAATCTGACTGACTACTCCATCGGTGACATGAAGACCGAAATGAATGGCCCGACTTTCATCGTGACCTACAGCATCACCCTGAACGGAACTGCCGCCGGCCAGCCGATCCCGTCCCCGCAACACATGATGACCGTGTGGCATCAACACAAGTCCGGATGGATGGTCATCGCGCACAGTGCCAGCCAACCGTAG
- a CDS encoding ankyrin repeat domain-containing protein produces MPTQSEVVRHNLEFYRKQAKALLRASKAGDSKATQRLHLYSPKLKTSAVPALHDAQLAVAREQGFASWPRFRAFLVESNLNFQELVAAFIDAAVSDLQRAEALRVANPKVANAGFYVGLVLGDHVLVERTVTETPALVNAKSGPQDCVPLLYVCFSRYANGQSVRSAGLLATAQVLLRHGADPNASFTPEDLPDNPLSCLYAASGINNNPALTLALLEAGANPNDNESLYHSTEHHDLACMKLLLRHGAKVDGSNALKHMLDREDSEGLQLLLNAGGDPNETNEQGNTALHWAVWRGRSVKIVTTLLDHGADLNVRRHDGRTAYALAVLSGQKEVAAFLQSRGAKTDLSALDQFVEQAGHAGDPLAALPGVSSQPGYQNLIPHLASVHNTSAVRGLLAAGLPVDARGEHGGTALHWASWKGYADLVKLLLDHHASLDIKDQAFHATPSGWLHHGTRNCGEPGGDHAEVARLLIAAGDSMKDCNTPTGNAEVDAVLREHKLLE; encoded by the coding sequence ATGCCGACCCAATCCGAAGTTGTCCGCCACAATCTTGAGTTCTACCGCAAGCAGGCGAAAGCGCTGCTCAGAGCCAGCAAGGCTGGCGATTCCAAAGCAACGCAACGTTTGCACCTTTACTCGCCGAAACTGAAAACTAGCGCAGTCCCCGCGCTCCACGATGCACAGCTAGCCGTCGCCCGAGAGCAAGGCTTCGCGAGTTGGCCACGCTTCCGGGCGTTCCTCGTCGAATCAAACCTGAATTTTCAGGAACTGGTAGCCGCGTTCATCGACGCAGCCGTTTCTGACTTGCAACGCGCGGAGGCACTACGCGTAGCAAATCCGAAGGTTGCCAATGCCGGGTTCTATGTGGGACTGGTCCTCGGAGATCATGTGCTGGTCGAGCGCACAGTCACGGAAACGCCGGCGCTTGTCAATGCAAAGAGCGGTCCGCAAGACTGTGTGCCGCTGCTCTACGTCTGTTTTTCCCGTTACGCCAATGGGCAATCCGTGCGGTCTGCGGGCCTGTTAGCAACCGCTCAAGTCCTCTTGCGTCATGGCGCTGATCCGAATGCCTCTTTCACGCCCGAGGATTTGCCCGACAATCCACTTTCCTGCCTATACGCGGCAAGTGGCATTAACAATAATCCTGCGCTGACTTTGGCGTTGCTGGAAGCGGGGGCGAACCCGAACGACAACGAGTCTCTTTACCACTCGACCGAGCATCACGATCTAGCCTGTATGAAGCTGCTGCTCCGGCACGGTGCAAAGGTTGATGGATCCAATGCGCTCAAGCACATGCTGGACCGCGAAGATAGCGAAGGACTGCAACTTCTACTGAATGCGGGCGGCGACCCGAACGAGACCAACGAACAGGGCAATACCGCGCTGCACTGGGCGGTCTGGCGTGGGCGAAGCGTCAAGATCGTCACGACCCTGCTTGATCACGGCGCCGACCTGAATGTCCGACGACACGACGGACGGACCGCCTATGCGCTTGCCGTCCTAAGTGGTCAAAAAGAGGTGGCCGCATTCCTGCAATCGCGCGGGGCAAAGACAGACCTATCTGCGCTCGATCAATTCGTCGAGCAAGCGGGCCATGCCGGTGATCCACTCGCGGCTCTGCCTGGTGTGAGTTCCCAGCCTGGATATCAAAATCTGATCCCGCACCTGGCATCCGTTCACAACACGTCGGCCGTCCGCGGGTTGCTGGCAGCCGGCCTGCCGGTCGATGCTCGAGGAGAACACGGCGGCACCGCCCTGCACTGGGCTTCCTGGAAGGGATACGCCGATCTGGTGAAACTGCTGCTCGATCACCACGCGTCTCTGGATATTAAGGACCAGGCGTTTCACGCGACTCCGTCGGGATGGCTGCATCACGGAACGCGAAACTGCGGCGAACCGGGCGGGGATCATGCCGAAGTCGCTCGGCTACTGATTGCGGCGGGGGACTCCATGAAAGACTGCAACACGCCAACGGGGAATGCGGAGGTAGACGCCGTCCTGCGGGAACACAAGCTACTTGAATAG
- a CDS encoding septal ring lytic transglycosylase RlpA family protein: protein MASWYGAPYHNRRGSNGEVYNMHAMTAAHLTLPLGSIVRVTNVKTGHAAVVRITDRGPFVEGRILDLSLAAAKALDVYQPGVARVRLEVLQVPAPLDTGGRWAVQIGSIGEEKNATDLMEHLQRRYRTAKVLHFASPAGGWWVRVRVLDDDRERAQTLARETETSEGAVFLVRLD, encoded by the coding sequence ATGGCGAGCTGGTATGGCGCGCCGTACCACAACCGGCGCGGGTCAAACGGCGAAGTCTACAACATGCATGCGATGACTGCGGCGCATCTGACGCTGCCGCTGGGATCGATTGTGCGCGTGACCAACGTAAAGACGGGACACGCAGCGGTGGTGCGCATTACGGATCGCGGACCATTTGTCGAAGGACGCATTCTCGATCTGTCGCTGGCTGCGGCGAAGGCGCTCGATGTCTATCAGCCGGGCGTGGCACGAGTCCGACTGGAAGTGTTGCAGGTTCCGGCTCCGCTGGATACGGGCGGGCGCTGGGCGGTCCAGATCGGTTCCATCGGCGAAGAGAAGAACGCGACAGACTTGATGGAGCATCTACAGCGTCGGTATCGGACAGCGAAAGTGCTGCACTTTGCGAGTCCGGCGGGTGGATGGTGGGTGCGAGTGCGCGTATTAGACGATGATCGCGAACGCGCACAAACACTGGCACGCGAAACGGAAACTTCCGAGGGCGCGGTGTTTCTGGTTCGGTTAGACTAG
- a CDS encoding A/G-specific adenine glycosylase — protein MSASPTTASVKTQRAAPPALGKNLPSFRRALLRWYDANHRDLPWRRTRDPYRIWISEIMLQQTRVAAVLEHYRLFLERFPDIRALAAAPESAVLAAWSGLGYYRRARMMRQCAQKLVEENGGCFPATSLALQSLPGIGRYTAAAIASIAFGEPIAVVDGNVERVLERIAGRQRTKKEFWQQAQALLEESRPADFNQSMMELGALVCTSRQPKCNVCPIRKWCATRGEVPRTQLQSGQSKKEIWYTLEERGQRLRLIQRPANVSLMAGMWELPEALPTVASRSKSGAGTKVDATNGDALNSTTRSAKPAAKRRKPTAHGASRGSPAGHDKAPNGRKRLSAAPWRTFRHSITTTNYTVHVVRGRATHGKWVAIAKISDLPITGLTRKILKAAGII, from the coding sequence ATGTCAGCGTCACCAACAACTGCATCCGTAAAGACGCAGCGTGCCGCGCCTCCCGCACTTGGCAAGAACCTCCCCAGCTTCCGTCGCGCTCTTCTCCGTTGGTATGACGCCAATCATCGCGATCTTCCGTGGCGCAGGACCCGGGATCCCTACCGCATCTGGATCTCCGAGATCATGCTGCAACAGACACGCGTGGCCGCGGTCCTCGAACACTACCGTCTTTTTCTGGAGCGCTTTCCCGACATAAGAGCGCTGGCCGCCGCTCCCGAAAGCGCCGTCCTCGCCGCCTGGAGCGGCCTCGGCTACTACCGTCGCGCTCGCATGATGCGCCAGTGCGCGCAGAAACTCGTGGAAGAAAATGGCGGCTGTTTTCCTGCAACGTCGCTCGCCCTCCAGTCTCTTCCCGGTATTGGACGCTACACTGCCGCCGCCATTGCCAGCATTGCCTTCGGCGAACCGATAGCGGTGGTGGATGGCAACGTCGAACGCGTCCTCGAACGCATCGCCGGCCGCCAACGAACGAAAAAAGAATTCTGGCAGCAGGCACAGGCCTTGCTCGAAGAATCACGCCCCGCAGATTTCAACCAGTCCATGATGGAACTGGGTGCACTGGTATGCACATCCCGTCAACCGAAATGTAATGTCTGTCCGATCCGCAAGTGGTGTGCGACACGAGGCGAAGTCCCACGCACCCAACTGCAGTCAGGCCAGTCCAAGAAAGAAATCTGGTACACGCTGGAGGAACGCGGCCAACGCCTTCGTCTGATCCAGCGCCCCGCGAACGTGTCCCTCATGGCCGGCATGTGGGAGTTACCTGAGGCACTTCCGACGGTCGCTTCCCGATCCAAGTCCGGCGCAGGCACCAAGGTCGATGCAACTAACGGCGACGCTCTCAACTCCACAACCCGATCCGCCAAGCCAGCCGCGAAGCGGCGCAAGCCTACAGCCCACGGCGCAAGCCGTGGGTCACCGGCGGGTCATGACAAAGCCCCAAACGGGCGAAAGAGACTCTCCGCCGCCCCCTGGAGAACCTTTCGCCATTCCATCACCACCACCAACTACACCGTCCACGTAGTCCGCGGACGCGCCACCCATGGCAAGTGGGTCGCAATCGCAAAAATTTCCGATCTCCCCATCACCGGCCTGACGCGTAAAATCCTAAAAGCAGCCGGGATCATCTAA
- a CDS encoding allantoinase encodes MANLTLVYGLRLLPADELTEVGDATLKLKNGREAHVTMHTLEGSKAEIEKQLKTSLEAFFDFYPEI; translated from the coding sequence ATGGCAAACCTGACGCTGGTGTATGGTCTGCGCCTTTTGCCGGCGGACGAATTGACCGAAGTCGGAGACGCGACCTTGAAGTTGAAAAATGGGCGCGAGGCCCATGTCACCATGCATACGCTGGAGGGCAGTAAGGCCGAGATCGAGAAGCAGTTAAAGACCAGCCTGGAAGCCTTTTTCGATTTTTATCCAGAAATCTGA
- a CDS encoding histidine triad nucleotide-binding protein translates to MADCLFCRIVRGEVPSKKVYEDKHTLAFDDINPQAPTHVLVIPKKHIAGLKEASAEDAELVGYCHLAAAEIARQRSIENGYRTVLNVGPGAGQSVFHMHVHLLGGRPLHWPPG, encoded by the coding sequence ATGGCTGATTGTTTGTTTTGCCGCATCGTGCGCGGCGAAGTTCCTTCCAAAAAAGTCTATGAAGACAAACACACGCTCGCATTCGACGATATCAACCCACAAGCTCCCACCCACGTGCTGGTCATTCCGAAGAAGCACATCGCCGGACTGAAAGAAGCTAGTGCTGAAGATGCAGAACTGGTTGGCTATTGTCACCTCGCAGCGGCAGAGATTGCCCGGCAACGTTCGATTGAGAATGGATATCGAACCGTGCTCAACGTCGGTCCGGGAGCGGGACAATCGGTCTTTCATATGCACGTGCACCTGCTGGGGGGAAGACCGCTGCATTGGCCGCCGGGGTAG